One Streptomyces hundungensis DNA segment encodes these proteins:
- a CDS encoding flavin monoamine oxidase family protein codes for MSPSTPPPASDLQVDFPFDYAAHVSGGRRMGRLPDRTDGAPIAVIGAGGSGLAAAYELLRAGCRPIVYEAERSQDGPGGRRLGGRMYSRRLREADSAVVELGCLRFPENARLLRHYAQTLGVPLEPFRDNYAAPTTPLTVLDVDGRQYPAEQIQDLYSQHDEFRQAHTRWQQALARIGLFEIQRHVAARDLTAVRRSWRTILTRFELWSFYRFLRDPDGVGLTHDQARLLGTAGVGPAVWDSFFDLSTVEILRLLLCTEGSDMLYAPDGISRLAEGFWTHHTTGPKGRPSSLEMLNEGSPRPAVRALDVEPDAARGIVVHSTDGHSERFAAVVFTPQLRLLETNVEIRSTSAHVPVLGPRLWRAVRRLHYWQSSKTALVVDQPFWAKTSMDGVTLTDRLPRAAYTMDYGPPRGPGGRRGVLDLSFTWAQDAMKIAPSGLEDRVALFIRELAAIHPKLADELRTQARTGEAVTVSWENEQHFRGLSRWSCPGDYPYQRDLFAHFMKEFTGSPAVPGEPPNALYLAGDDTSWSPGWLNHALASGLNAAWGVLRQLGARPDPGNPGPGDVWNDPRYTPLIPS; via the coding sequence ATGAGTCCGAGCACGCCCCCGCCCGCCAGCGATCTTCAGGTCGACTTTCCCTTCGACTACGCCGCCCACGTCAGCGGCGGCCGACGCATGGGACGGCTGCCCGACAGGACTGACGGCGCGCCCATCGCGGTCATCGGTGCCGGGGGCAGCGGGCTCGCCGCCGCCTACGAGCTGTTGCGGGCAGGCTGCCGCCCCATCGTGTACGAGGCCGAGCGGAGTCAGGACGGGCCCGGGGGGCGGCGCCTGGGAGGCCGCATGTACAGCAGACGTCTGCGAGAAGCCGACAGCGCGGTCGTGGAGCTCGGCTGTCTGCGCTTTCCCGAAAACGCCCGCCTACTGCGCCACTACGCTCAGACACTCGGAGTCCCCCTGGAGCCGTTCCGCGACAACTACGCCGCTCCCACCACACCGCTGACCGTGCTGGATGTCGACGGCCGGCAATACCCCGCCGAACAGATCCAGGACCTCTACAGTCAGCACGACGAGTTTCGCCAAGCGCACACGCGCTGGCAGCAGGCGCTGGCGCGCATCGGCCTCTTCGAGATCCAGCGGCATGTGGCCGCCCGCGACCTCACCGCGGTGCGCCGCTCCTGGCGCACCATCCTCACCCGCTTCGAACTGTGGTCCTTCTACCGTTTCCTGCGGGACCCGGACGGGGTGGGCCTCACCCACGACCAGGCGCGGCTCCTGGGGACCGCCGGGGTGGGGCCCGCCGTGTGGGACTCCTTCTTCGATCTCAGCACAGTGGAGATCCTGCGGTTGCTGCTGTGCACCGAGGGCAGCGACATGCTGTACGCCCCCGACGGCATCAGCCGGCTCGCCGAGGGCTTTTGGACCCACCACACCACCGGGCCAAAGGGACGCCCGTCCAGCCTGGAGATGCTCAACGAGGGCTCGCCGCGACCCGCCGTGCGCGCCCTGGACGTTGAACCGGATGCTGCCCGCGGCATCGTGGTGCACAGCACGGACGGGCACAGTGAACGGTTCGCGGCCGTCGTCTTCACTCCGCAGCTACGGCTTCTGGAGACGAACGTCGAGATACGTTCCACCAGCGCACACGTTCCCGTACTCGGCCCCCGGCTATGGAGAGCAGTCCGTCGTCTCCACTACTGGCAGTCCTCCAAAACAGCACTCGTGGTCGACCAGCCGTTCTGGGCGAAGACATCCATGGACGGGGTCACCCTCACCGACCGGCTGCCGCGCGCCGCCTATACCATGGACTACGGGCCCCCACGCGGACCCGGAGGCCGCCGCGGCGTGCTGGATCTCAGCTTCACCTGGGCACAGGACGCCATGAAGATCGCCCCGTCCGGCCTGGAGGACCGAGTCGCCCTCTTCATCCGTGAACTCGCGGCCATCCATCCCAAGCTGGCGGACGAACTGCGCACCCAAGCGCGAACAGGCGAGGCCGTGACCGTGTCCTGGGAGAACGAGCAGCACTTCCGCGGCCTGAGTCGCTGGTCCTGTCCCGGCGACTACCCCTATCAGCGCGATCTGTTCGCCCACTTCATGAAGGAATTCACCGGCTCCCCCGCCGTCCCGGGCGAACCGCCGAACGCGCTGTACCTCGCCGGTGACGACACCTCCTGGTCTCCAGGCTGGCTCAACCACGCCCTCGCCTCCGGCCTCAACGCTGCCTGGGGAGTCCTGCGCCAACTCGGTGCCCGGCCCGACCCCGGCAATCCCGGACCCGGCGATGTCTGGAACGACCCCCGCTACACACCACTCATCCCCTCCTGA
- a CDS encoding AMP-binding protein — MRSHGVRGGDVVAVVIERSPTAVAAVLHAGATYLPLDPHHPADRIGQIRHLLREEGRDGHVPRIPDTHPIPGTRMGAVGHKQ; from the coding sequence CTGCGATCGCATGGCGTGCGCGGCGGAGACGTCGTCGCCGTGGTGATCGAACGTTCGCCGACCGCGGTGGCCGCGGTCCTGCATGCGGGCGCGACATACCTGCCACTGGACCCCCACCACCCGGCGGACCGGATCGGGCAGATCCGTCACTTGCTCCGCGAAGAGGGAAGGGATGGTCATGTCCCGCGCATACCCGACACGCACCCGATTCCAGGCACCCGCATGGGGGCAGTGGGGCACAAACAATGA
- a CDS encoding pectate lyase family protein produces MSASSHRRSPARKRRVLIGAATASLVAAGLAAVPLTMSAGAAAVDLAHAVLPANDGWASSGTGTTGGRDADVAHTFTVSTRAELAKALGAGPAGAPRIVQIKGAIDANTDDSGKPLDCADYAAGTGYSLNAYLKAYDPATWGRSKLPSGAQESARAAAQARQAARVVLSVPSKTTIVGVPGTGAAIVGGSLQVSNADNVIIRNLGFSDTRDCFPQWDPTDGSTGNWNSQYDAVSVRRSTHVWADHNTFGDGPHYDSSNPTYFGREYQVHDGALDITNASDLVTVEYNRFTNHDKTMLIGSSDKDTKLRVTLHHNVFQGIVQRAPLARVGQIHLYDNYYDTATLNGYAHSYSINSRAHAQVVAQNNYWALSSNRKASQLLSGDGTGAVAGSGNLVNGTATDLVAAYNAEHSSKKIATTVNWAPKLNAGLEPASGLPAKLAKTAGAGVLNSVGGSTG; encoded by the coding sequence GTGTCTGCTTCATCGCACCGCCGCTCGCCCGCCCGTAAACGTCGGGTTCTGATCGGCGCCGCCACCGCCTCCCTCGTGGCCGCCGGACTCGCGGCCGTACCGTTGACCATGAGTGCGGGTGCCGCCGCCGTCGACCTCGCGCACGCGGTACTGCCCGCGAACGACGGCTGGGCCTCCAGTGGCACCGGCACCACGGGCGGACGGGACGCCGACGTGGCCCACACCTTCACCGTCTCGACCCGCGCCGAGCTGGCCAAGGCCCTCGGGGCCGGCCCTGCCGGAGCCCCCCGAATCGTCCAGATCAAGGGGGCGATAGACGCCAACACCGACGATTCCGGCAAGCCCCTCGACTGTGCCGACTACGCGGCCGGGACGGGCTACTCGCTGAACGCTTACCTGAAGGCCTACGACCCTGCTACCTGGGGACGCTCCAAGCTGCCGTCCGGCGCACAGGAGTCGGCGCGTGCCGCGGCGCAGGCGCGGCAGGCCGCCCGCGTGGTCCTGAGCGTTCCTTCCAAGACGACGATCGTCGGCGTGCCCGGAACCGGCGCGGCGATCGTCGGGGGCAGCCTCCAGGTGAGCAACGCGGACAACGTCATCATCCGCAACCTCGGCTTCAGCGACACCCGCGACTGCTTCCCCCAGTGGGATCCGACCGACGGCTCGACGGGCAACTGGAACTCCCAGTACGACGCGGTCTCGGTGCGCCGCTCCACACACGTGTGGGCCGATCACAACACCTTCGGCGACGGCCCGCACTACGACAGCTCGAATCCCACCTACTTCGGCCGCGAATACCAGGTCCACGACGGCGCCCTCGACATCACCAACGCCTCCGACCTCGTGACCGTCGAGTACAACCGCTTCACCAACCACGACAAGACGATGCTCATCGGCAGCAGTGACAAGGACACCAAGCTGCGGGTGACGCTGCATCACAACGTCTTCCAGGGGATCGTCCAGCGCGCCCCGCTCGCCCGGGTCGGCCAGATCCACCTGTACGACAACTACTACGACACGGCGACGCTCAACGGCTACGCCCACAGCTACAGCATCAACTCCCGGGCCCACGCCCAGGTTGTCGCCCAGAACAACTACTGGGCTCTTTCCAGCAACCGGAAGGCCTCGCAACTGCTCAGTGGGGACGGCACCGGCGCGGTGGCGGGCAGTGGCAACCTGGTCAATGGCACCGCGACCGACCTCGTCGCCGCGTACAACGCCGAACACTCCAGCAAGAAGATCGCGACGACCGTGAACTGGGCACCGAAGCTGAACGCGGGCCTGGAACCCGCGAGCGGTCTGCCTGCCAAGCTCGCCAAGACGGCGGGTGCGGGCGTGCTGAACAGCGTTGGCGGCAGCACCGGTTGA
- a CDS encoding LuxR family transcriptional regulator, which produces MAAVSFVVLAAGAADEAAADACTLPATAVASPSSGARLEFDWDKVEAGAQVAVSITGMPPGWDLVTVSSPALKEPVELTPVESPRGSAEGAGHPPGAPLGAPESSRFPRAKGEAVRDDIAPGVYPVRAVSGGRPVVTAGPPSSPDTPPCGTTSLRAGTYPLAVVSQHGQQTSSAQLKVAGDPVRHYQSWVRGSACCATGPPAEACRELSRAAGVLVDQCQESAVRALMLAAEAACLAGDFAQYFALARRVAALGHDGDAPATRLVLDHFAGLTATYEGRHREAGRALRRAMRLAEEVPDAYCALWAGQAAYTLGDAARAHAFAVAAADRARREGAVSLVPAALVYQALAALLTDRCAAAEEAALDGLRPARRTGQRNLAVDHLVVLALVSALQGDGEAAAARVRTITHQVSARGQGRPAAFGRWASACADLADDRPADALIHLTGMTDAAVGNQPNLGIRQMATPHFVEAAARCDRRAKAAEALRSYHAWAANGTSAARLALAHRCRALLECDDAAADEQFRQAALLHQQDGAALELAKTELFHAHRLRRARKPRPARELLREALQIFQQFDAASWARRATAELRATGAQAPARPGSRGSGGGVELTPQQTRICELVARGATNQEIAEVLMVSNRTVDYHLRNVFTRLGVRSRVELAAHFR; this is translated from the coding sequence TTGGCCGCTGTCAGCTTTGTGGTACTTGCGGCGGGGGCCGCGGACGAGGCGGCGGCGGACGCGTGCACGCTCCCGGCCACGGCCGTCGCGAGCCCGTCCAGTGGCGCGCGCCTGGAGTTCGACTGGGACAAGGTCGAGGCGGGGGCGCAGGTCGCGGTCAGCATTACGGGCATGCCCCCGGGCTGGGACCTGGTAACCGTCTCGTCCCCCGCCCTGAAAGAGCCGGTGGAGCTGACTCCCGTGGAGTCGCCCCGGGGGAGCGCGGAAGGCGCCGGGCACCCGCCGGGCGCGCCTCTGGGCGCCCCGGAGTCCAGCCGCTTTCCCAGGGCCAAAGGAGAGGCCGTCCGGGACGACATCGCGCCGGGGGTGTATCCCGTGAGGGCCGTCAGCGGCGGCCGCCCCGTGGTGACGGCGGGACCACCGTCTTCGCCGGACACACCACCCTGCGGGACGACATCCCTGCGGGCAGGCACCTACCCGCTCGCTGTTGTCAGTCAGCACGGACAACAGACCAGCAGCGCCCAGCTCAAGGTGGCCGGCGATCCGGTGCGTCACTACCAGTCCTGGGTCAGGGGGAGCGCCTGCTGCGCGACGGGGCCGCCCGCCGAGGCGTGCCGAGAACTCTCCAGGGCGGCCGGTGTGCTCGTGGACCAGTGCCAGGAGTCTGCCGTGCGGGCGCTCATGCTGGCCGCTGAGGCCGCATGCCTCGCCGGTGACTTCGCGCAGTACTTCGCGCTGGCGCGGCGGGTGGCAGCGCTTGGGCACGACGGCGATGCCCCCGCCACGCGTCTGGTCCTCGACCACTTCGCGGGGTTGACGGCCACCTACGAAGGCCGGCACCGGGAGGCGGGACGGGCGCTGCGCCGGGCGATGCGGCTCGCCGAGGAGGTTCCGGATGCGTACTGCGCCTTATGGGCCGGGCAGGCCGCCTACACCCTGGGCGACGCCGCCCGCGCCCACGCGTTCGCCGTGGCCGCAGCCGACCGGGCCCGGCGCGAGGGAGCGGTCTCCCTCGTGCCCGCCGCGCTCGTCTACCAGGCCCTGGCCGCGTTGCTGACAGACCGCTGCGCGGCGGCCGAGGAAGCGGCCCTGGACGGTCTGCGGCCGGCGCGCCGGACGGGGCAACGCAACCTTGCCGTGGATCATCTGGTGGTGCTCGCCCTGGTGTCGGCGCTCCAGGGTGACGGGGAAGCCGCGGCGGCCCGAGTGCGGACCATCACCCATCAGGTGTCCGCGCGCGGCCAGGGCCGGCCGGCCGCGTTCGGCCGGTGGGCGTCCGCCTGTGCCGATCTCGCGGACGACCGGCCGGCCGACGCACTGATCCACCTCACCGGCATGACCGACGCCGCCGTGGGCAACCAGCCCAACCTGGGCATCCGCCAGATGGCCACACCGCACTTCGTGGAGGCCGCGGCGCGCTGCGACCGGCGCGCCAAGGCGGCTGAAGCGCTGCGCTCCTACCACGCCTGGGCGGCCAACGGGACAAGCGCCGCCCGGCTCGCCCTGGCACACCGCTGCCGCGCACTCCTGGAATGCGATGACGCGGCCGCCGACGAGCAGTTCCGGCAGGCCGCCCTGCTCCACCAACAAGACGGCGCAGCACTGGAGTTGGCCAAGACCGAGCTGTTCCACGCCCACCGGCTGCGGCGCGCCCGCAAGCCCCGCCCAGCGCGCGAGCTGCTGCGCGAAGCGTTGCAGATCTTCCAGCAGTTCGATGCCGCCTCCTGGGCCCGGCGGGCCACCGCTGAACTCCGCGCCACCGGCGCCCAGGCTCCCGCCCGCCCCGGCAGTCGCGGATCAGGAGGGGGTGTGGAACTGACGCCGCAACAGACGCGGATCTGCGAGCTGGTCGCCCGAGGCGCGACCAACCAGGAGATCGCCGAAGTCCTGATGGTCAGCAACCGAACCGTCGACTATCACCTCAGGAACGTCTTCACCCGACTTGGTGTGCGCTCCCGCGTCGAACTGGCCGCCCACTTCCGCTGA
- a CDS encoding AMP-binding protein — protein sequence MSRPHAGPRPPRSANVRSPRRRRLRRARHAIAALWRPKGVVCPHRGQTRLARDDGDLRMFAEDRLLATTNLTFDISCYEMFVTLLNGACLVLAHSEDLLDSKALETVLRDRRISVMWLSAGLFHQHAHAVPEMFAGLRCLIVGGGTIGPRAVRAVLKSGRPGMFLNGYGPTENSSLSTTYRVDDLSARGDRAHRDQRSRLDGLCDAGRRNDRRTLGRPANCVSVGTASHWAT from the coding sequence ATGTCGCGCCCGCATGCAGGACCGCGGCCACCGCGGTCGGCGAACGTTCGATCACCACGGCGACGACGTCTCCGCCGCGCACGCCATGCGATCGCAGCCCTGTGGCGCCCCAAGGGCGTGGTGTGTCCCCATCGGGGTCAGACCCGACTGGCCCGAGACGATGGCGACTTGCGCATGTTCGCCGAGGACCGGCTACTGGCGACCACGAACCTGACCTTCGACATCTCGTGCTACGAAATGTTCGTCACCCTGCTCAACGGCGCCTGTCTGGTCCTGGCCCACAGTGAGGACCTGCTGGACTCCAAGGCCTTGGAAACCGTGCTGCGGGATCGGCGGATCAGCGTGATGTGGCTGAGCGCGGGACTGTTCCACCAACACGCCCACGCCGTACCCGAGATGTTCGCCGGCCTTCGATGTCTCATCGTGGGCGGCGGCACGATCGGCCCCCGTGCCGTGCGTGCCGTGCTGAAGAGCGGTCGCCCGGGGATGTTCCTCAACGGCTACGGTCCTACCGAGAATTCCTCGCTGTCGACGACCTACCGCGTCGATGATTTGTCCGCGCGCGGAGACCGTGCCCATCGGGATCAACGTTCCCGGCTCGACGGCCTATGTGATGCGGGACGACGGAACGATCGCCGAACCCTGGGGAGACCGGCGAACTGTGTGTCGGTGGGGACGGCGTCGCACTGGGCTACTTGA
- a CDS encoding APC family permease: MSLLTTEPDAGPDGEEPPDNGERHRLTAVTGLAALSLDAMASVAYGPEAIVVVLAAAGTHGLGFTLPVTLAIAALLAVLVVSYRQVIAAFPDGGGSYAVAKKHLGARTSLVAAASLVLDYVLNVAVAVTAGVAALTSAFPSLYGDRVWLCLAALALVTCVNLRGIAESARAFIVPTAIFVGFMFVLIGVGLLRTHPASTQAAAGHALVLADNASQVGALLLLKAFASGCAALTGVEAIANAVPSFRAPRARRAQRAEVALGAVLGLMLIGLSVLIGRFHLQPVEGVTVLAQLADASLGHNAAFYVIQFATMILLALSANTSFGGLPVLLKLLARDNYLPHVFALKADRQVHRHGVLTLAVVSAALLVFSGGDTNTLVPLFAIGVFVGFTIAQVGMVRHWCLAKDAGWRGRVLLNGCGALLTGVAAVVVTASKFTEGAWLIVIALPVLMATFETVHRAYGRIGECLGLGRIPAPPHRERSLVIVPVSSLSRLTSEALTAAASLGDEVRAVTVSHPDPEDRAALHTLERRWAQWDPGVELVRLSCARRSLGRPIAAYVREVAAAEPGSRITVLIAETEPEHLWQRLLHNQRGAVVAHSVRRETDAAICRLRFRLV; encoded by the coding sequence ATGTCCCTCCTGACCACCGAGCCGGATGCCGGCCCCGACGGCGAGGAACCGCCCGACAACGGGGAACGGCACCGGCTGACCGCCGTCACCGGCCTGGCCGCGTTGTCTCTGGACGCCATGGCGTCGGTGGCCTACGGCCCGGAGGCGATCGTCGTGGTCCTGGCCGCCGCCGGCACGCACGGTCTGGGTTTCACCCTGCCCGTGACACTGGCCATCGCCGCTCTGCTGGCGGTGCTGGTCGTCTCCTACCGGCAGGTGATCGCGGCCTTCCCGGACGGCGGCGGTTCCTACGCGGTCGCGAAGAAACACCTGGGCGCCCGCACGAGTCTGGTGGCGGCGGCGTCCCTGGTGCTCGACTACGTGCTCAACGTGGCGGTGGCGGTCACGGCGGGCGTCGCCGCGCTGACATCGGCGTTCCCGAGCCTGTACGGCGACCGGGTGTGGCTGTGCCTCGCGGCCCTCGCGCTGGTCACGTGCGTCAACCTGCGTGGGATCGCGGAGTCTGCCCGCGCGTTCATCGTGCCGACCGCCATTTTCGTCGGCTTCATGTTCGTCCTCATCGGCGTCGGTCTGCTCCGTACCCATCCCGCGAGCACGCAGGCCGCCGCCGGTCACGCCTTGGTGCTCGCCGACAACGCCTCCCAGGTGGGAGCCCTGCTATTGTTGAAGGCGTTCGCCTCTGGCTGTGCCGCCCTGACCGGCGTGGAGGCCATCGCCAACGCGGTCCCGTCCTTCCGGGCGCCCCGCGCCCGGCGGGCCCAGCGTGCCGAGGTCGCTCTCGGCGCGGTCCTCGGCCTGATGCTCATCGGACTGTCCGTGCTGATCGGCCGCTTCCACCTCCAGCCGGTCGAGGGCGTCACGGTCCTCGCGCAACTGGCGGACGCCTCACTCGGCCACAACGCTGCCTTCTACGTGATCCAGTTCGCGACGATGATCCTGCTGGCGCTGTCGGCCAACACTTCGTTCGGCGGACTGCCGGTGCTGCTCAAGCTGCTGGCTCGCGACAACTACCTCCCCCATGTCTTCGCGCTGAAGGCCGACCGCCAGGTCCACCGGCACGGAGTACTCACCCTGGCCGTCGTGTCGGCCGCGCTGCTGGTGTTCTCCGGCGGGGACACCAACACGCTGGTGCCGCTGTTCGCGATCGGTGTCTTCGTCGGCTTCACCATCGCCCAAGTGGGCATGGTCCGTCACTGGTGTCTCGCCAAGGATGCCGGGTGGCGCGGCAGGGTGCTGCTCAACGGTTGCGGAGCGCTGCTCACGGGCGTCGCGGCGGTCGTCGTCACCGCGAGCAAGTTCACGGAGGGGGCCTGGCTGATCGTGATCGCTCTGCCTGTCCTCATGGCCACCTTCGAAACCGTCCACCGGGCCTACGGCCGGATCGGCGAGTGCCTCGGTCTCGGCCGTATACCCGCGCCCCCGCATCGCGAGCGCTCCCTGGTCATCGTCCCTGTGTCCTCCCTTTCCCGGCTCACGTCGGAGGCGTTGACGGCCGCCGCATCCCTCGGCGACGAGGTCCGCGCGGTCACTGTGTCCCACCCCGATCCGGAAGACCGTGCCGCCCTGCACACCCTGGAGCGGCGCTGGGCCCAGTGGGACCCCGGGGTGGAGCTGGTGCGACTGTCCTGCGCGCGCCGCAGTCTGGGGCGTCCGATCGCGGCGTATGTGCGTGAGGTGGCTGCCGCGGAACCCGGCTCGCGTATCACCGTGCTGATCGCGGAGACCGAGCCGGAGCACCTGTGGCAGCGGCTCCTGCACAACCAGCGGGGCGCCGTGGTCGCGCATTCCGTACGGCGGGAGACGGACGCGGCCATCTGCCGGCTCCGCTTCCGCCTGGTGTGA
- a CDS encoding glutamate--cysteine ligase: protein MGREVGRVTFTARDYALFRARLTEGLTLLEKAVEHPHFGTAPATLGAELEVSLIGPDACPVPVAAAVREASDDDRLSLEVARFNLEVNLTPVPVRGHPFTALAEQTSQALKRIASVSLRHHGARAVPMGTLPTLTPPDVTAQALTDQPRFRALERAWARRRSTPFILPVGEQGLLRAESVAVQGAACSWQTHLTVTPNLFSRTFNAAQLATGPALAASGNSPFPLGHPGWQEARIPLYERGFGDRCHPGAGTRRPRVGFGRDWMRGGPQAAFAEAVRCYDVLLPAARADAAHMPGGYPVLEELRLHLSTVWWWNRPVYDPLGHLRIEFRALPSGPTPVDMAANTAFLVGLTLFLAAEGRDVARELPFACARTNFYRAARDGLRASLWWPTPGSAPREHHAGALIKDLLPRARDGLALAAVDADEADTLLGVLDQRVTTGHTGAWWQQRTREVLRRRRASAVDACRGPAESPSPGVRTTSTTGRDDAMKERGACGDHRAEPLDPPRPAAAQRPPDLVELTLRYALLAEEAAPVHTWKPPALPPRSQR, encoded by the coding sequence ATGGGCCGCGAGGTCGGACGAGTGACGTTCACGGCGCGGGACTACGCACTTTTCCGGGCCCGCTTGACGGAGGGTCTCACCCTTCTGGAAAAGGCCGTCGAGCACCCGCATTTCGGGACGGCGCCGGCCACGCTGGGTGCGGAACTCGAAGTGTCTCTGATCGGGCCGGACGCCTGTCCGGTCCCGGTCGCCGCAGCCGTACGTGAAGCGTCGGACGACGACCGGCTGTCCTTGGAGGTGGCCCGTTTCAATCTCGAGGTGAACTTGACACCGGTCCCCGTGCGCGGGCATCCCTTCACGGCTCTGGCCGAACAGACGTCGCAGGCACTGAAGCGGATCGCCTCGGTATCCCTGCGCCACCACGGGGCCAGAGCGGTTCCGATGGGGACACTGCCCACCCTGACGCCGCCGGATGTGACCGCGCAGGCCCTGACCGACCAGCCGCGCTTCCGCGCGCTGGAACGCGCATGGGCCCGCCGCCGCTCCACCCCGTTCATTCTGCCGGTGGGAGAGCAGGGCTTGTTGCGGGCCGAGTCCGTGGCGGTCCAGGGCGCCGCCTGCTCGTGGCAGACACACCTGACGGTGACCCCGAACCTCTTCTCCCGTACTTTCAACGCCGCCCAACTCGCCACCGGACCAGCCCTGGCCGCGTCGGGCAACTCCCCGTTCCCCCTCGGGCACCCTGGATGGCAGGAGGCTCGTATACCGCTGTACGAGCGGGGCTTCGGCGACCGCTGTCACCCTGGCGCAGGCACCCGGCGCCCCCGAGTCGGATTTGGCCGTGACTGGATGCGCGGCGGCCCGCAAGCGGCGTTCGCGGAAGCCGTGCGCTGTTACGACGTCCTGCTGCCGGCGGCCCGCGCCGACGCCGCCCACATGCCCGGCGGGTATCCGGTACTGGAGGAACTTCGCCTGCACCTGAGCACAGTGTGGTGGTGGAACCGCCCGGTGTACGACCCTCTGGGGCATCTGAGGATCGAGTTCCGGGCGCTGCCTTCCGGCCCAACGCCGGTGGACATGGCCGCGAACACCGCCTTTCTGGTCGGTCTCACCCTCTTCTTGGCAGCCGAGGGACGCGATGTGGCCCGAGAGCTTCCCTTCGCCTGCGCCAGGACCAACTTCTACCGAGCCGCGCGCGACGGCCTGCGCGCCTCCCTGTGGTGGCCCACGCCCGGGTCCGCGCCGCGAGAACACCATGCCGGCGCTCTGATCAAAGACTTGTTGCCGCGGGCCCGCGATGGACTGGCGCTGGCCGCGGTGGACGCAGACGAAGCCGACACCCTGCTGGGCGTACTCGACCAGCGGGTCACCACGGGACATACGGGAGCGTGGTGGCAGCAGCGAACACGTGAGGTGCTGCGACGGCGACGAGCGAGCGCGGTCGACGCATGCCGAGGGCCGGCCGAGTCCCCCAGTCCCGGCGTACGAACCACATCCACGACCGGGCGGGATGACGCCATGAAAGAGCGGGGAGCGTGTGGGGACCATCGAGCCGAACCACTGGATCCACCTCGCCCCGCGGCGGCCCAACGGCCCCCCGATCTCGTGGAGTTGACGCTTCGCTATGCGCTGCTCGCCGAGGAGGCCGCCCCCGTACACACTTGGAAGCCGCCCGCCCTTCCACCAAGGAGCCAGCGATGA
- a CDS encoding metal-dependent hydrolase family protein: protein MWDAIADTPVDGLTVLVRDGRIAAVAHDLPTGPDTDVIEMPGCTLLPGLIDCHVHLLDESAETAPSAYQTLTAVPVLRALLHSGFTTVRDLGSAHLPLNVSLRTALEDGLIQGPRIIAAPNILSPRGGHGDKQPDLALRYGHQIGTLAEGVDELRRAVREQSRAGADWIKFAGGGGFSSPVDSPTSTAYSRVEMHTIVSTAADLGLPCAAHVFSDNAVLRAVMAGVRSVEHGCFATTTTYQEMERAGTFLVATHYAQTYFLDRLDDDTFWDSSMTTTRRNYREHAEALREGLQRPARTNVKAAFGTDAGMFPHAENWHEFPTMLAHGYTPLRALRAATCVAAELLHRPDLGVITSGATADLVALEGDPFTDITATHRARYVLQQGRLITERPARTSTRPHPGRP, encoded by the coding sequence GTGTGGGACGCGATAGCGGACACGCCCGTCGACGGGCTGACTGTCCTCGTGCGCGACGGCCGGATCGCCGCGGTCGCGCACGACCTCCCCACCGGTCCGGATACGGACGTCATCGAGATGCCCGGCTGCACGCTCCTGCCCGGCCTCATCGACTGTCACGTCCACCTACTGGACGAGAGCGCGGAGACTGCGCCCTCCGCCTACCAAACCCTCACCGCCGTCCCGGTACTGCGCGCCCTGCTGCACAGCGGATTCACCACCGTCCGGGACCTGGGCAGCGCCCATCTCCCCCTGAACGTATCGCTGCGCACAGCACTCGAAGACGGTCTGATCCAAGGTCCACGCATCATCGCGGCCCCCAACATCCTTTCGCCCCGCGGTGGCCACGGTGACAAGCAACCCGACCTGGCCCTGCGCTATGGACACCAGATCGGAACCCTGGCCGAGGGCGTCGACGAATTGCGCCGTGCGGTACGCGAGCAGTCCCGCGCCGGAGCCGACTGGATCAAATTCGCCGGCGGCGGCGGATTCTCCTCACCGGTCGACAGCCCCACCAGCACCGCCTACTCGCGGGTCGAAATGCACACCATCGTCTCGACCGCAGCCGACCTCGGGTTGCCCTGCGCGGCACACGTTTTCAGCGACAATGCCGTCCTGCGCGCCGTCATGGCCGGAGTCCGCAGTGTGGAACACGGTTGTTTCGCCACCACAACGACCTACCAGGAGATGGAGCGCGCGGGCACCTTCCTGGTCGCCACCCACTACGCCCAGACCTACTTCCTCGACCGGCTCGACGACGACACCTTCTGGGACAGCTCCATGACCACCACCCGCCGGAACTACCGCGAACACGCCGAGGCTCTGCGCGAAGGGCTCCAACGGCCCGCCCGCACCAATGTGAAGGCGGCCTTCGGCACCGACGCCGGCATGTTCCCCCATGCCGAGAACTGGCACGAGTTTCCCACCATGCTCGCCCACGGCTACACCCCCTTGCGCGCCCTGCGGGCAGCCACGTGCGTCGCGGCGGAACTCCTCCACCGTCCCGACCTGGGCGTCATCACGTCCGGCGCCACGGCGGACCTCGTCGCCCTGGAAGGCGATCCCTTCACCGACATCACCGCCACCCACCGCGCGCGGTATGTGCTTCAGCAAGGCCGCCTGATCACCGAAAGACCGGCCCGGACCTCGACCCGCCCGCACCCCGGACGGCCCTGA